A genomic window from Phyllopteryx taeniolatus isolate TA_2022b chromosome 2, UOR_Ptae_1.2, whole genome shotgun sequence includes:
- the gnao1b gene encoding guanine nucleotide binding protein (G protein), alpha activating activity polypeptide O, b, translating into MGCTLSAEERAALDRSKAIEKNLKEDGMVAAKDVKLLLLGGGESGKSTIVKQMKIIHEDGFSGDDVKQYKPVVYSNTIQSLAAILRAMDSLGIEFGDKDRKADAKLVCDVVSRMEDTEPYSAELLSAMKRVWADAGTQECFNRAREYQLNDSAQYYLDSLDRIGAADYQPTEQDILRTRVKTTGIVETHFTFKNLHFRLFDVGGQRSERKKWIHCFEDVTAIIFCVALSGYDQVLHEDETTNRMHESLMLFDSICNNKFFIDTSIILFLNKKDLFAEKIKKSPLTICFPEYTGANTYDDATAYIQVQFESKNRSPNKEIYCHLTCATDTGNIQVVFDAVTDIIIANNLRGCGLY; encoded by the exons ATGGGATGTACGCTGAGCGCCGAGGAGCGAGCCGCTCTGGACCGGAGCAAGGCCATCGAGAAGAACCTGAAGGAGGACGGGATGGTGGCCGCCAAGGACGTCAAACTGCTGCTGCTCG GCGGTGGAGAGTCCGGCAAAAGCACTATCGTCAAACAAATGAA GATTATCCATGAAGATGGCTTCTCTGGGGATGACGTGAAGCAGTATAAGCCTGTGGTCTACAGCAACACCATCCAGAGCTTGGCAGCCATCCTGCGAGCCATGGACTCGCTGGGAATCGAATTTGGAGACAAGGATCGAAAA GCGGATGCCAAGCTGGTGTGCGACGTCGTGAGTCGCATGGAGGACACTGAGCCATACTCTGCGGAGCTTCTCAGCGCCATGAAGCGTGTTTGGGCTGACGCTGGGACTCAGGAGTGCTTCAACCGAGCCCGCGAATACCAGCTTAACGACTCGGCCCAATA CTACCTGGACAGTTTAGACCGTATCGGGGCTGCAGACTACCAGCCCACAGAGCAGGACATCCTGAGAACCCGAGTGAAGACCACCGGCATTGTGGAAACCCACTTCACCTTCAAAAACCTACATTTCAG GCTCTTTGACGTGGGAGGGCAAAGGTCAGAAAGGAAGAAGTGGATCCATTGCTTTGAGGATGTGACTGCCATCATCTTCTGCGTGGCCTTGAGTGGTTATGACCAAGTGCTCCACGAGGATGAAACAACT AATCGCATGCACGAGTCCCTCATGCTCTTCGACTCCATCTGCAACAACAAGTTCTTCATCGACACCTccatcatcctcttcctcaaCAAGAAGGACCTCTTCGCAGAGAAAATCAAGAAGTCGCCGCTGACCATTTGTTTTCCCGAATACACAG GTGCTAACACTTACGACGATGCTACCGCCTACATTCAGGTCCAGTTCGAGAGTAAGAACCGCTCTCCCAATAAGGAGATCTACTGTCACCTGACCTGTGCCACGGACACAGGGAACATCCAGGTAGTGTTCGATGCCGTCACTGACATCATTATCGCAAACAATCTGAGAGGATGCGGCTTATACTGA